The following coding sequences are from one Plasmodium coatneyi strain Hackeri chromosome 11, complete sequence window:
- a CDS encoding KIR protein — MSPEPSKAASETGPLGTADLAQLPSKQTYAQFNHGGGGTYIGSFCAGSGAEVNKIKNILPQNGGNAEDYAKQIVWNYCYATSRETSNNGYGTWCQYFYYWLGDILIDKVQVSDSPLDRMKTIYEKLKGVHIVGKNGCEIIYERDNISKEIFNHVKTHFDYKQDHTKIETQLQKSNKKCTTEYLNHLKAITQACSAMSTYCPDGQEHENPKYCGEFNAGKEGESGGYCSTEKLQELQCQEVAEEIEVEVASGAAAGYNLLPSGIRNLFGNNDNNISRSSSNRSNRKKRSTMRDDFETLTTDTSTLYSTAEEASTIADSIADSTDVSTIYDRQHIKTRRTRTNNGRQQQQPQQGSQRNNIAYHPR, encoded by the exons ATGTCACCAGAGCCGTCAAAAGCAGCATCGGAAACAGGACCATTAGGG aCAGCGGATTTGGCCCAATTACCCTCAAAACAAACATATGCTCAGTTTAACCATGGAGGAGGGGGGACTTATATTGGCTCATTCTGTGCAGGGTCTGGGGCTGaggtgaataaaataaagaatatatTGCCACAAAACGGTGGAAATGCTGAAGATTATGCAAAGCAAATTGTATGGAACTACTGCTATGCAACATCACGAGAAACAAGCAACAATGGTTATGGAACATGGTGTcaatatttctattattggttgggagaCATATTAATTGACAAAGTACAAGTCAGTGACTCACCTTTGGATCGTATGAAAACAATCTATGAGAAATTAAAGGGAGTCCATATTGTAGGGAAGAACGGTTGTGAAATTATATACGAAAGAGACAATATTAGCAAAGAAATTTTCAATCACGTAAAAACACATTTCGACTACAAACAGGACCATACGAAAATAGAAACGCAACTACAGAAATccaataaaaaatgcacgACAGAATACCTCAATCATCTAAAAGCCATTACTCAAGCATGTTCTGCTATGAGCACATATTGCCCAGATGGGCAGGAACATGAGAACCCTAAATATTGTGGCGAATTCAAtgcagggaaggaaggggaaagtggCGGTTACTGCAGCACAGAGAAGCTACAGGAATTGCAGTGTCAAGAAGTAGCTGAGGAGATAGAAGTAGAAGTTGCATCTGGAGCTGCGGCAGGT tATAACCTTTTACCTTCGGGAATAAGAAACTTGTTCGGAAACAATGACAACAACATTAGTAGAAGCAGCAGTAATAGAagcaatagaaaaaaaagatccaccATGAGGGATGACTTCGAAACCCTTACAACTGACACCTCCACATTGTATTCAACAGCGGAGGAAGCTTCCACAATAGCTGATTCTATAGCAGATTCTACTGATgtttctaccatatatgatagacaacacataaaaacaagaagaacaagaacaaataatggaagacagcagcaacaaccaCAGCAGGGTAgccaaagaaataatattgcTTATCATCCTagataa
- a CDS encoding Variable surface protein Vir7-like protein: protein MTPPSTDYHTEEDLFKTLLSKANFYDHFNKEQGHCDSGSDSWPEKIKMALSKYQQVQNEAEKIGKAFCYVSTRENSEPLYKERCNFLYYWILEILLQKLNNNSSSTAINAIFGFMEELNTEQNNCLTIEDSMDKDTVLPRKTIFDYYHDRTIVQALVTAASSDCEKNYGPYLQGIITAYAAVEKGCTKNKGGYGDYCSKFWDQHKDKIKEDLLKLKCGSMNMQQLISEAQAQALSASSVFAGVAVEGQEEETAVIDVTNGSTNTTTIISSLLPAVGLPTLAVFFLYKVSIIKIIIITTIIITTMYTYI from the exons ATGACACCACCATCAACGGATTACCACACGGAG GAGGACCTTTTCAAAACGCTCCTTTCGAAGGCAAATTTCTACGACCATTTCAACAAAGAACAGGGTCACTGTGATAGTGGTAGTGATTCGTGGcccgaaaaaataaagatgGCATTGTCAAAATATCAGCAAGTTCAAAATGAAGCAGAGAAAATTGGAAAGGCCTTCTGTTATGTGTCTACCAGAGAGAATAGTGAGCCATTGTATAAAGAACGTTGTAATTTCCTCTATTATTGGATATTAGAAATACTACTGCAGAAACTGAACAACAATTCGTCCTCGACCGCCATAAACGCAATTTTTGGGTTTATGGAAGAATTAAATACAGAACAGAATAATTGTCTAACTATAGAAGACAGTATGGACAAGGACACTGTCCTTCCAAGAAAAACCATCTTCGATTATTACCATGACCGTACAATTGTACAAGCACTGGTTACGGCTGCTTCGTCTGATTGTGAGAAGAACTATGGTCCTTACCTGCAGGGCATTATTACAGCATATGCTGCTGTGGAGAAAGgttgtacaaaaaataagggtGGTTATGGTGATTACTGTTCCAAATTTTGGGACCAACATAAAGataaaattaaggaagaTCTGTTGAAGTTGAAATGTGGATCAATGAATATGCAACAACTCATATCAGAAGCACAGGCTCAGGCTCTTTCTGCGTCATCCGTATTTGCTGGTGTTGCAGTGGAAGGGCAAGAGGAAGAAACTGCAGTAATTGACGTAACCAACGGAAGCACCAACACCACTACCATTATATCCTCTTTACTCCCTGCAGTGGGATTGCCAACACtcgccgttttttttttatataaagtaagtataattaaaataattataattacaacaattataattaccacgatgtatacatacatataa
- a CDS encoding Variable surface protein Vir7-like protein yields the protein MYNDLVSRANSHNKDDCNSEVKNRIKEYITDTDTVNNIMRVFCYMYGMNSSDDDTDGKWCKATYYWLGETLSDKLDAFSFTNAMHKCYNEMNNNRTGNKCKFMYTSNNMDVFKALKKVVDFKKDEAAIKEQLGTGVKKKCTEGYRKYLENVKKAYKEVKEKCTDKQNKEYYEEFKELFPHYVTQNELQMECVLTGEEAFVDTRESTFQTSSFQSNSTVPAAVSSIFSIGALGLAATFLLYKNIFSFGRSSSRNNNRSKRRSVRRDLDPLTEDISTTTTDDNSTIGGSTIAEDFNTIISSQVVYEM from the exons ATGTATAATGATTTAGTTAGCAGGGCCAACAGTCACAATAAGGATGATTGTAATAGTGAAGTTaagaacagaataaaagaatatattaCAGATACGGATACTGTAAATAACATTATGAGAGTATTCTGTTACATGTATGGAATGAATAGTAGTGATGATGATACCGACGGAAAGTGGTGTAAAGCCacttattattggttaggtgaaaCATTATCTGATAAATTGGATGCATTCTCTTTTACAAATGCCATGCATAAATGCTATAATGAAATGAACAATAATCGAACGGGAAACAAGTGTAAatttatgtacacttctaATAATATGGATGTATTCaaagcattaaaaaaagtggtcGACTTTAAAAAGGACGAAGCAGCtataaaggaacaattaGGAACAGGAGTAAAgaagaagtgtactgaagggTACCGTAAATATTTAgagaatgtaaaaaaggcctacaaagaagtaaaggaaaagtgtacagataaacaaaataaagagtATTATGAGGAGTTCAAGGAATTATTTCCGCATTACGTCACTCAAAATGAATTACAAATGGAATGTGTGTTAACGGGGGAGGAAGCATTTGTGGACACACGTGAATCCACATTTCAAACAAGTTCCTTCCAATCCAATAGTACAGTTCCTGCTGCTGTTTCGTCTATATTTTCTATAGGAGCACTTGGACTAGCTGCTACTTTCCTTTtgtataaa AACAtcttctcctttggaagaagcagcagcagaaataacaacagaagtaaaagaaggtCCGTCCGAAGGGACCTGGACCCTCTGACAGAGGACATctccacaacaacaacagacgacaattcaacaataggaggTTCTACTATAGCAGAAGACTTTAACACAAT TATAAGCAGCCAAGTAGTTTATGAAATGTAA